The following are from one region of the Rhipicephalus microplus isolate Deutch F79 chromosome 1, USDA_Rmic, whole genome shotgun sequence genome:
- the LOC142803730 gene encoding uncharacterized protein LOC142803730 produces MAKGHFSGRLDTKYDVVLLDCMQPTLQFLRLQGGLQNRKLKKDAVPTIFEEYPPYLQPPKKRERSDASVRKREAAAPVSTPPQKRRAVESQLETPSLPRNDLPSVDVDSQDLSPMDCTASELPLPLENGASERCITVTMQVDRAVQVSSLSSVSAMDKRKWRRKERDLNARIERLKNTVDKYKQELQKLKEESYVSAFLHVVEKAREKGLAASILVEQVQNFSKKKPTWSEQTVRHAVVLRNLSTCAYEPVRSTGILRLP; encoded by the coding sequence ATGGCTAAAGGTCATTTCTCGGGACGACTGGACACCAAATACGACGTCGTGCTACTCGACTGTATGCAGCCGACACTTCAGTTCCTCCGACTTCAAGGAGGGCTGCAAAATCGCAAACTCAAGAAAGATGCTGTTCCCACCATTTTCGAAGAGTATCCTCCGTACCTGCAGCCtccgaaaaagagagagagaagtgacgCGTCTGTGAGAAAACGCGAGGCAGCTGCGCCAGTGAGCACGCCACCGCAGAAACGAAGAGCAGTTGAGAGCCAATTGGAAACTCCTTCACTTCCTCGCAATGACTTGCCGTCCGTCGACGTGGACTCTCAAGATTTATCTCCAATGGATTGCACCGCAAGCGAACTGCCGCTACCTCTGGAAAACGGCGCAAGCGAGCGCTGCATTACTGTGACCATGCAGGTGGACAGAGCTGTGCAGGTGTCGTCATTATCCTCGGTTTCAGCAATGGACAAAAGAAAGTGGAGACGTAAAGAGCGAGACTTGAACGCGCGAATTGAGCGGCTCAAGAACACCGTCGACAAGTACAAACAGGAACTGCAAAAGCTCAAGGAAGAATCCTATGTGTCTGCATTCCTGCACGTTGTGGAGAAAGCGAGAGAGAAAGGCCTGGCTGCTTCAATATTAGTGGAACAAGTTCAGAATTTCTCGAAGAAGAAACCAACGTGGTCTGAGCAGACAGTACGTCATGCTGTGGTGTTGCGTAACCTCTCGACTTGTGCATACGAACCCGTAAGGAGCACAGGTATTCTTCGGCTTCCCTGA